In Chitinibacter sp. FCG-7, the genomic stretch AATCTTGCCATCGCGCGCGAGCCGATCGACCAGCCAAAAGCCGGCATTATGCCGCGTCGCCTCATATTCAGCACCGGGATTACCCAAACCTACGATTAATTTGATTGCCATATCCAACTCAATAAATAACCCGCAAAACAATCGGACACATCATACCGTACACAGGCTCAAACAGCCCAAGCAGGCTAACTAGCTAGCTGGCTAGCATATTCCATGATTTCCTCATCTGCACTCAGCACCTGCACCGAATGCCAGCCCTGCTGACGATAAAAACCATAAGCTCTTAAGCCCGGATCAGGTACGGCGCTCAGCCAGATTCGCGCCGCAGAGTGCGCCTGCAAAGTGGCCACCGCTTGCGCAAGCAACTTCCGGCCAATGCCCAAGCCCTCGTATTCAGGTGCAACGGCCAATACCAGCATTTCACCAGAGCGCACATCAACAGCGCAAAAACCGGCATAACACCCATCCAGCTCGCACAGCCAACCGATATGCCAACCTTGCTCCAGCGCAATAGCACTACTACTCGGGGTAATACCCAATGCTTCCAGCTGAGCCAAAGATACCGGGTTTTCCCGCGTCCGGGCACGCAAAGCAAACAGATGCGGTAAATCGTCGGCCTGTGTTTTTCTAACCAGCATTATTTTCCGCCAGATTGATATGAAAAAACCCCGCCAAAGCGGGGTTTCTCGTCAGGCAATGCCGAACAGGAAAAGGGATTAGCCTTTTGCGCCATTGAGCAAAGACACAGCCAGATCCGCGCCACGCAGCAGGGATACCAGTTGTACGCCTTCTGGCAATACCAGATCAGACAAGTGAACTGACAGATTACCAACGGCCAATTTAGATTGGTCAACGGTAATGAATTCTGGCAATTTAGAAGCAACGCAACGAACCATTACTTCGTTCAGTACGTTACTGATCGCGCCGCCTTGCAGCTTAACGCCCAGACACGTATCAGCACCAACAAAGTGCAGTGGCACTTTCAGTTCGATCACAGAGTCAGCAGTCACACGTTGGAAATCGATGTGCTGTACTTGCTGTTTGAACGGGTGGTATTGAACTGCACGTACCAGAACTTGTTCAGCAGCACCGCCGTCGATCGACAGATTGATCAGCGCAGTGTGGAATTTCTCGTCTTGCAGCGTGTAGTACATGCTGTTGTGATCCAGATTGATCGCTGTAGGGGCAACAGAGCCACCGTAAACGATACCTGGCAATTGACCGGCTTTACGCAGGCGGCGGCTCGCACCAGTGCCCTGCTTTGCGCGGCTTGTAGCATTCAATTCGAAAGTCATTTTGAAACTCCAGTATGGAAATAAACATCCGCCCCCCGCGACCAGAGAAGCAAATGATTCGAGGGTATAGCCTCGAATGAGTGAGGAGTGAGGAGTGAGGAGTGAGGGGAGGTGCTCTACACCTCACGCCTTACCCCTAACACCTCACGCCAGAATTAATCAACGAACAGGCTGGAAACCGACTCTTCGTTATTGATGCGGCGCATGGTTTCAGCCAGCAAACCGGCAATCGATACCACGCGGACACGGCCGCTAGCTTGCGCTTCTTCCGACACCGGAATCGTATCGGTCACCACAACTTCATCCAGCGCTGATTGCAAGATGCGCTCTACCGCCGCGCCCGAGAATACCGGGTGAGTGGCGTAAGCCATGACCTTTTTCGCGCCAAATTTTTTCAACGCTTCAGCCGCTTTACATAGGGTATTAGCGGTATCGATCATGTCGTCGATGATGATACAGGTGCGATCTTTCACGTCACCGATGATGTGCATCACTTCGGCCACATTGGCTTTCGGGCGACGCTTGTCGATGATCGCCATATCCACGCCCAACTGTTTCGCCATCGCACGGGCACGCAGTACACCACCGACGTCGGGGGAAACAATCATCAGGTCTTCGTGGTTTTTCGCACGAATGTCGGCGAGCAATACCGGCGTTGAGTAGATATTATCTACCGGAATATCAAAGAAGCCCTGGATCTGGTCGGCATGCACATCGACGGTCAGCACACGGTCAACACCAGCAACTTGCAGCATATTGGCGACGATTTTGGCTGAAATCGGTACGCGGGCAGAACGTGGGCGGCGATCCTGACGTGCATAGCCAAAGTATGGAATGGCGGCGGTGATCCGGCCTGCAGAGGCACGTTTCAGCGCATCAACCATCAGCATCATTTCCATGATGTTGTCGTTGGTCGGCACACAGGTCGATTGCAAAACAAAAACGTCGCGACCGCGCACGTTTTCCAGCAACTCAACCGTCACTTCGCCATCGGAGAAACGGCCAACGGTGGCGCGTCCCAATGAAATGTCGAGGTGGTTTACTACACGTTCAGCAAGGCGCGGGTTAGCGTTGCCGGTAAATACCATGAGGCTGTCGTAAGCCATTTCCGTTTCCTGAAAAAACGAAAAGCGTGTAATTGGTGATTACACGCTTTTCTTTTTATAGGTGGCAGGGGAAGAAGGATTCGAACCTTCGCATGTCGGAATCAAAATCCGATGCCTTAACCAACTTGGCGACTCCCCTAACGATGCTGTAGCAAATTAATCCAGAAGACTAATCAAGTACAAAATCGAATAACTGGTGCTGACTCAGCGTTGAACTAACAAAACCGGTCATCTCTTTAGGAAGGCAGGATATTACGGCATTTGCCTGATTTTGTGAAGCGTTTTTTTCACCGCTTTCCCTAACAAAACAGGCAAACACACAGCTGCCAGACCCGGTCATCCGCGCTGGTGCATACTGGCTAAGCCATTGGATATGCTGCGCAATTGCCGGATACTTCCTCACCGCAACACTTTCCAGATCGTTCCGCAGAACGCGCCAGTTGGCCTTGCCGTCGAGGAGCGAAACTCTAAGTGATGGCGTATCCCTTGTCAACCCAGCGTCACCGAAAATCGCTGGTGTCGGCACGTGAACCTGCGGGTGCAAAACCACAAAAGTCGCCGTTTCGGTTTCAATCGGCGTCATGATTTCGCCAATGCCCTCAACCAGCGCATTGCGACCAAAAATAAAGAACGGCACATCTGCACCCAATTGCACGCCCAGATCCATCAGCGGCTGGCGGCGCAGATTAACATGCCACAGGCGATTGAGCGCTAACAGCACAGTTGCGGCGTCCGAGCTGCCACCGCCCATGCCGCCGCCCATCGGCAGCCGTTTATCGACGCGAATATCAACACCCAGATTCGTTCCACTCGTCGTTTGCAACAATCGGGCAGCCCGAACGGTCAGATCGCTGTCGGCAGGCACTCCCGGCATCGGGTTATGGTGAACAATCTGTCCGTCATCGCGCACACGCAGCCAGATGGTATCGTGTACATCGACCAGCTGGAATATCGACTCAAGCAAATGGTAGCCATCAGCTCGGCGGCCAACGATGTGCAAAAACAGATTGAGCTTGGCCGGCGCGGGGTAAGCCGCAAAGCCCTGCTCGTCAACAGGCGGGATATAACTCATGGTGCTGCGGTATTCCATTCGGTAATCATGATGCGAACTTTCAGATCAGCACGCGATAGCTCGATGCGATACGGATAAGTGCCGGAGCGATAATCGCTGGCACTGATTCGCCAGCCATTTTGTATTAATACCTCGCCATCGCGCTCATACGGCGTATCGGGTCTGGCCTGCCCGCGCAGCCACCAGCGCAAGCCTGATACAGGCAATTGCAAGCCGGTTAGCGTGTGCAGCAGCGATTCGGGATCTTCAGCGCGGTCGATCTGCGTACCGCGATTAAGCTCAGCGAGGCGGATGACATCGCCCTGATAATGCAGCACCAGCTCGGCCAGCACGCTGCCAAATGGCGTGGACAGACTGAGCTGATCCTGCGCCGGACTCGCCAGCCAGACAAACTGGGCGGTATCGGATTGATTACCCTGGCGGATATTCACCTTGCCTTGCGCCGAAAAACCGGCGGCAGGCGGCGAGGGAAGATGCGTACAAGCGCCCAGAAAAAGTACAGCGCTGGTCAGCGCCAGCTTGATGCGCTGCATTTACAGACCCAGACGCAGGCGAACTTCCAGCGCCACTTCGTCGTCCGGCTGGATGCTCAATACATCGGTCAAAATTTGCTGCGCGCGAGCCTTGTCATCCTTGCCGCCTCTCACCCACAACACTTCGGCCAGATGCGCCCCCACCTCGGCGTCCGGCATCTGCTGGTAGGCTTTTTCCAGCAAGCCCAAAGCTTCAGACAGACGCCCCTGCTTGAAACGCAACCAACCCATCGAGTCGAGAATGACCGGATTATCCGGCTGCTGAGCCAAGGCTTTATCCAGTAGGGTATTGGCCTCCTCATATCTATTAGTGCGGTTTGCAAGGATATACCCCAGTGCATTCAGGCCATTAACGCTATTGGGTTCCATCTCCAGATACTTGCGCAAATCAGCCTCGGCGGCGGCAAAATCCCCGGCCAGATCCAGATACAGTGAGCGATCGTAATACAGCTCGCCCTCACCGGGCTGCTGCTCGATCGCGCTGCTTAGCACGGCCACGGATTGCGCCAGCTGTTTGCGCTCACGCCAGACTTGCGCTGCGACCTGTGCGTAATCCACCTGATCTTTCACGGTCTCTCTGGGCAAGGCGGCCAAAGCCTGATCGGCCTGTTCCTGCTGACCCAGCTTGGCGTGCAGACGCGGGATTCTTGACACAACACCCGCCTGACGCTCGGCAGCGACTTTGCCATACCAGTCCAGCGCCAGCGAATACTGGTGACGCTGCTCGGCCAGCTGCCCCAGATAAGGCGCCAGCTGCGGCACACTTTTTGGATTCATCT encodes the following:
- a CDS encoding GNAT family N-acetyltransferase, which translates into the protein MLVRKTQADDLPHLFALRARTRENPVSLAQLEALGITPSSSAIALEQGWHIGWLCELDGCYAGFCAVDVRSGEMLVLAVAPEYEGLGIGRKLLAQAVATLQAHSAARIWLSAVPDPGLRAYGFYRQQGWHSVQVLSADEEIMEYASQLAS
- a CDS encoding 50S ribosomal protein L25/general stress protein Ctc, coding for MTFELNATSRAKQGTGASRRLRKAGQLPGIVYGGSVAPTAINLDHNSMYYTLQDEKFHTALINLSIDGGAAEQVLVRAVQYHPFKQQVQHIDFQRVTADSVIELKVPLHFVGADTCLGVKLQGGAISNVLNEVMVRCVASKLPEFITVDQSKLAVGNLSVHLSDLVLPEGVQLVSLLRGADLAVSLLNGAKG
- a CDS encoding ribose-phosphate pyrophosphokinase → MAYDSLMVFTGNANPRLAERVVNHLDISLGRATVGRFSDGEVTVELLENVRGRDVFVLQSTCVPTNDNIMEMMLMVDALKRASAGRITAAIPYFGYARQDRRPRSARVPISAKIVANMLQVAGVDRVLTVDVHADQIQGFFDIPVDNIYSTPVLLADIRAKNHEDLMIVSPDVGGVLRARAMAKQLGVDMAIIDKRRPKANVAEVMHIIGDVKDRTCIIIDDMIDTANTLCKAAEALKKFGAKKVMAYATHPVFSGAAVERILQSALDEVVVTDTIPVSEEAQASGRVRVVSIAGLLAETMRRINNEESVSSLFVD
- the ispE gene encoding 4-(cytidine 5'-diphospho)-2-C-methyl-D-erythritol kinase is translated as MEYRSTMSYIPPVDEQGFAAYPAPAKLNLFLHIVGRRADGYHLLESIFQLVDVHDTIWLRVRDDGQIVHHNPMPGVPADSDLTVRAARLLQTTSGTNLGVDIRVDKRLPMGGGMGGGSSDAATVLLALNRLWHVNLRRQPLMDLGVQLGADVPFFIFGRNALVEGIGEIMTPIETETATFVVLHPQVHVPTPAIFGDAGLTRDTPSLRVSLLDGKANWRVLRNDLESVAVRKYPAIAQHIQWLSQYAPARMTGSGSCVFACFVRESGEKNASQNQANAVISCLPKEMTGFVSSTLSQHQLFDFVLD
- the lolB gene encoding lipoprotein insertase outer membrane protein LolB, yielding MQRIKLALTSAVLFLGACTHLPSPPAAGFSAQGKVNIRQGNQSDTAQFVWLASPAQDQLSLSTPFGSVLAELVLHYQGDVIRLAELNRGTQIDRAEDPESLLHTLTGLQLPVSGLRWWLRGQARPDTPYERDGEVLIQNGWRISASDYRSGTYPYRIELSRADLKVRIMITEWNTAAP